From a single Planococcus shenhongbingii genomic region:
- a CDS encoding aldo/keto reductase — protein sequence MKKNTLGQSELKVSEIGLGCMSLPLDTQLAAAIIDEAVANGINYFDTADFYNKGENEELIGVLLKKHRQDVIIATKVGNQWSADSDEVKWNATKSYITEQVHNSLKRLQTDYIDLYQLHGGMVTDNTEETIEAFESLKKEGLIRAYGISSIRPNVIRRFLKNSDIASIMMQYSLLDRRPEEYLEEIGTAGRSVVTRGSLAKGLLTNEGSKRAYNSGGYLTYDEEELTTTLQQLQKVHPNLHALSLHSVLQNPAVASVVAGASSASQIKDTLTAYETAVSPEQIKQARQLAKLDQYKEHRE from the coding sequence ATGAAGAAAAACACTCTAGGGCAAAGCGAACTGAAAGTAAGCGAAATCGGTTTAGGCTGTATGTCCTTGCCACTGGACACACAGCTTGCAGCCGCAATCATAGATGAAGCAGTGGCAAACGGCATCAATTATTTTGACACTGCGGATTTCTACAATAAAGGCGAAAACGAAGAGCTGATCGGTGTGCTTCTCAAGAAGCATCGACAAGACGTCATCATCGCCACTAAAGTCGGCAACCAGTGGAGCGCAGACTCCGATGAAGTAAAGTGGAATGCAACAAAATCGTATATCACTGAACAAGTCCACAATAGCTTAAAGCGCCTTCAGACGGATTACATCGATTTGTATCAATTGCACGGAGGCATGGTTACCGACAATACGGAAGAAACCATCGAGGCATTCGAATCGCTGAAAAAAGAAGGGCTTATCCGAGCTTACGGCATTTCATCGATCCGGCCGAACGTCATTCGCCGTTTCTTGAAAAACAGCGATATTGCATCTATCATGATGCAATACAGCCTGCTTGACCGACGGCCAGAAGAGTATTTGGAGGAAATCGGTACTGCTGGCCGTTCTGTCGTGACACGCGGCAGCCTGGCTAAAGGACTGCTCACAAACGAAGGCTCAAAGCGTGCCTACAATTCAGGAGGCTACTTAACCTACGATGAAGAAGAACTGACAACTACTTTGCAGCAATTACAAAAAGTTCATCCAAACCTCCATGCCTTATCTCTGCACAGCGTGCTGCAAAATCCGGCAGTTGCTTCCGTTGTCGCCGGAGCGAGTTCTGCTTCTCAAATCAAAGACACCCTGACAGCGTATGAAACGGCTGTTTCGCCTGAACAAATCAAACAGGCCAGACAGCTGGCAAAATTGGACCAGTACAAAGAGCATCGGGAATAA
- a CDS encoding TVP38/TMEM64 family protein, with the protein MDMLSSVLEVLALLALNLAIGVIGFIPSFLVTGLNINLLGLTGGIAISLLGEIFGAILGFYLYRYGFSKVQPSWKKSRFWHFMHSRSVGTVFFGILLFRLVPFIPSGLITAGASLTPIRGSMFFIASSLGKIPAVLVEVAAVYGFTQIVPSGYQYAAALFVLAAAGLIWMRKRKKDAAGSRQ; encoded by the coding sequence ATGGACATGCTGTCCAGTGTTTTGGAAGTTTTGGCATTGCTTGCTTTAAATTTGGCAATTGGCGTTATCGGCTTTATTCCGAGTTTTTTAGTAACCGGATTAAACATCAATCTGCTTGGATTAACTGGCGGCATAGCCATCTCACTCTTAGGCGAAATATTCGGAGCGATTCTCGGTTTTTATTTATACCGCTATGGATTTTCAAAAGTTCAGCCTTCTTGGAAAAAATCCCGGTTTTGGCACTTCATGCACAGCCGGTCTGTGGGAACCGTTTTCTTTGGTATATTGCTGTTTCGCCTAGTCCCATTTATCCCTTCTGGACTGATAACCGCCGGCGCATCTTTAACCCCAATCAGGGGCTCCATGTTTTTTATCGCGAGCAGCCTCGGGAAAATTCCCGCTGTTTTAGTTGAAGTGGCTGCAGTTTATGGCTTCACACAAATAGTTCCTAGCGGCTATCAATACGCTGCTGCGTTATTTGTCTTAGCCGCAGCAGGGCTCATTTGGATGAGGAAACGGAAAAAAGATGCAGCTGGTTCAAGGCAATGA
- the deoB gene encoding phosphopentomutase — translation MTNKPFNRVHLIVLDSVGIGEAPDAQAFGDVGSDTLGHIAEAVGGLHMPNMAKLGLANIVSVKGLTPSDKPAAYFGKLQEASVGKDTMTGHWEIMGLNIDTPFKVYPEGFPEKLIQQLEEKTGRKVIGNKPASGTEILDELGEEHMETGAIIVYTSADPVLQIAAHEEVIPLEELYQICEIARELTLEPEFLVGRIIARPFLGEKGAFKRTSNRHDYALKPFERTVMNELKDIGKDVIAIGKINDIYNGEGVTKAVRTKDNMDGMDKLVQVAGEEFNGMSFLNLVDFDALYGHRRDPKGYAEALEAFDRRLPEVLDKLSEDDLLIITADHGNDPTFPGTDHTREFVPLLAFSPRFSGGEELELGKTFADIGATIADNFSAPLPKYGKSFLSRFSGQ, via the coding sequence ATGACCAATAAACCGTTTAACCGCGTTCATTTAATAGTATTAGATTCAGTCGGCATCGGAGAAGCACCGGATGCACAGGCTTTTGGAGATGTAGGGTCCGATACGCTCGGACATATTGCTGAAGCAGTCGGCGGACTCCATATGCCGAATATGGCAAAACTCGGACTTGCCAATATCGTTTCGGTGAAAGGGCTTACGCCTTCAGACAAGCCAGCAGCATATTTCGGCAAATTGCAAGAAGCTTCAGTCGGAAAAGATACCATGACGGGGCACTGGGAAATCATGGGCTTGAACATCGACACGCCCTTCAAAGTTTATCCGGAAGGATTCCCGGAAAAACTGATCCAGCAGCTTGAAGAAAAAACAGGCCGCAAAGTGATCGGCAACAAACCGGCAAGCGGCACCGAAATTTTAGATGAGCTTGGCGAAGAACACATGGAGACTGGCGCTATTATTGTCTATACATCTGCAGACCCTGTACTTCAAATTGCCGCTCATGAAGAAGTTATTCCATTGGAAGAACTGTATCAAATCTGCGAAATCGCCCGTGAACTTACGCTTGAGCCTGAGTTTCTTGTTGGCCGAATCATTGCGCGCCCTTTCCTTGGCGAAAAAGGTGCTTTCAAACGCACATCAAACCGCCACGATTATGCATTGAAACCGTTCGAACGGACAGTCATGAACGAATTGAAAGATATCGGCAAAGATGTAATTGCAATCGGCAAAATCAATGATATCTATAACGGCGAAGGGGTTACGAAAGCGGTTCGCACAAAAGACAATATGGACGGCATGGACAAATTGGTTCAAGTGGCAGGAGAAGAGTTTAACGGAATGAGTTTCCTGAACTTGGTCGATTTTGATGCATTATACGGCCATAGAAGAGATCCAAAAGGATATGCAGAAGCCTTGGAAGCTTTTGACCGCCGTTTGCCGGAAGTTCTTGATAAGCTGTCTGAAGATGATTTGCTGATTATTACAGCCGACCATGGCAACGATCCGACATTCCCGGGAACCGACCACACTCGTGAATTTGTGCCGCTTCTTGCCTTTTCTCCACGGTTCAGCGGAGGCGAGGAATTAGAACTCGGTAAAACATTCGCAGACATCGGTGCTACGATTGCAGATAACTTCTCTGCTCCGTTGCCGAAATACGGAAAGAGTTTCTTATCCCGCTTTAGCGGCCAGTAA
- a CDS encoding NUDIX hydrolase: protein MKKFEEKTISSNRIYEGKIINLKVDEVSLPNGHTSKRELVEHPGAVALVAITEDNKIIMVEQYRKALERTIIEIPAGKIEKGEAPEYTAMRELEEETGYTADKLVLIQSFSTSPGFADEVIHLYAAEGLKKSTSGAVLDEDEFVELMEVTVEEAEQLMKENRIYDAKTAFAVLWAKQRLSIEN from the coding sequence ATGAAAAAGTTTGAAGAAAAGACAATCAGTTCCAACCGGATTTACGAAGGCAAAATCATTAATTTGAAAGTTGACGAAGTAAGCCTTCCGAATGGCCATACGTCAAAACGCGAACTTGTGGAACATCCTGGAGCTGTCGCTTTAGTGGCAATTACAGAAGACAATAAAATCATTATGGTGGAACAATACAGAAAAGCACTGGAACGCACCATTATTGAAATACCAGCAGGCAAAATTGAAAAAGGTGAAGCCCCTGAATATACCGCTATGCGGGAGCTGGAAGAAGAAACCGGCTATACGGCTGATAAATTGGTATTGATCCAGTCGTTTTCCACTTCGCCTGGATTTGCGGATGAAGTGATCCATTTATATGCAGCAGAAGGATTGAAGAAATCTACATCCGGAGCGGTTCTGGATGAAGATGAATTTGTAGAGCTGATGGAAGTGACTGTAGAAGAAGCGGAACAATTGATGAAAGAGAACCGTATTTATGACGCAAAAACTGCATTTGCCGTATTATGGGCAAAGCAGCGTTTATCAATTGAGAATTGA
- the xerD gene encoding site-specific tyrosine recombinase XerD translates to MKYAKDALDDYLHFLRVERQLASNTLVSYERDLKSYLQYLKEVEQLDSLRKVERVHILNHLRHLKETTKTSRTVARHISSIRSFHQFLIRERVVDNDPTVHLEMPQMEKKLPNVLSIEEVDALMQAPAANKANGLRDRAMLELLYASGMRVSECINLDIEDVNLTMGFVRCYGKGGKERIIPLGKSALSACKVYLENARNELVKPESKTDSLFINQRGKRLTRQGFWKLLKQHAQKAGIQKELTPHTLRHSFATHLIENGADLRAVQEMLGHADISTTQIYTHVSKTRLKDVYSQFHPRA, encoded by the coding sequence ATGAAATATGCAAAAGATGCTTTAGATGACTATTTACATTTTCTGCGGGTAGAGCGGCAGCTAGCTTCCAATACATTGGTATCATACGAACGCGATTTAAAAAGCTATTTGCAGTATTTAAAAGAAGTTGAGCAATTGGATTCTTTGAGAAAAGTAGAACGGGTACATATTTTAAATCATTTGCGCCATTTGAAAGAAACAACAAAGACGTCGCGGACTGTAGCACGTCATATCTCTTCAATCCGGTCGTTTCATCAATTCCTAATTCGGGAACGGGTAGTAGACAATGATCCGACAGTCCACTTGGAGATGCCGCAAATGGAGAAAAAGCTGCCGAATGTCCTTTCGATCGAGGAAGTGGATGCCTTAATGCAAGCCCCAGCGGCGAACAAAGCAAACGGGCTGCGCGACCGCGCTATGCTGGAACTGTTATATGCGAGCGGCATGCGAGTAAGTGAATGCATCAATTTGGATATCGAAGACGTCAATCTTACAATGGGCTTTGTCAGATGCTACGGCAAAGGCGGCAAAGAACGGATTATTCCACTTGGAAAATCGGCATTGTCCGCCTGCAAGGTTTACTTGGAAAACGCCAGAAACGAATTGGTGAAACCTGAATCGAAAACCGATTCCTTGTTCATCAATCAGCGCGGGAAGCGCTTGACCCGGCAAGGCTTTTGGAAACTCTTGAAGCAGCATGCCCAGAAAGCAGGCATCCAAAAAGAATTGACGCCGCATACCTTGCGCCATTCTTTTGCCACCCATTTGATTGAAAACGGGGCTGATCTCCGTGCGGTACAAGAAATGCTTGGACATGCCGATATTTCCACTACTCAAATCTATACGCATGTCAGCAAAACCCGCTTAAAAGACGTCTATTCTCAATTCCATCCGCGTGCATAA
- a CDS encoding GNAT family N-acetyltransferase, which yields MLFRYKKSFEKIAMGLLSFMPKERELKKLQQTMHIYEENPDWQLYLWKKGEDFVGLLGVEVSEDHFIIHHISVNPSHRGEGIGHAMINKIRQIMQGKEMHPSAETEAFLLKCPELEEKAGF from the coding sequence ATGTTATTTAGATATAAGAAATCATTTGAGAAAATTGCTATGGGACTCTTATCGTTCATGCCAAAAGAGCGAGAGTTAAAAAAATTGCAGCAAACGATGCACATCTATGAAGAAAATCCTGACTGGCAGCTTTACCTTTGGAAAAAGGGAGAAGACTTTGTCGGATTACTGGGAGTAGAAGTCAGTGAAGACCATTTCATCATCCATCATATTTCAGTGAACCCATCACATCGCGGCGAAGGCATCGGCCACGCCATGATTAACAAGATTCGCCAGATTATGCAAGGGAAAGAAATGCATCCGTCTGCAGAAACAGAAGCATTCCTTTTGAAATGCCCGGAACTGGAAGAAAAAGCTGGATTTTAA
- a CDS encoding Fur family transcriptional regulator, with product METRIDRIKKQLHAASYKLTPQREATVRILLDHEEDHLSAEDVYLLVKDIAPEIGLATVYRTLELLTELKIVDKINFGDGVSRYDLRQEGAAHFHHHLVCIECGAVDEIQEDLLEDVESVVEKRWNFQIKDHRLTFHGICWRCQDRNSQDPTE from the coding sequence ATGGAAACCAGGATTGACCGTATAAAAAAGCAATTGCATGCTGCCAGTTATAAATTGACGCCACAGCGTGAAGCGACTGTCCGAATCTTGTTAGACCACGAAGAAGACCATTTAAGTGCTGAAGATGTTTACCTGTTGGTGAAAGACATTGCACCGGAAATCGGACTGGCCACAGTGTATCGGACATTAGAGCTATTAACTGAATTGAAAATTGTCGATAAAATTAATTTTGGTGATGGAGTATCACGCTATGATCTGCGCCAGGAAGGCGCGGCTCATTTCCATCATCACTTAGTATGCATAGAGTGCGGAGCAGTAGACGAAATACAGGAAGATTTGCTTGAAGATGTGGAATCGGTCGTTGAAAAACGATGGAATTTCCAAATAAAAGACCACCGTCTTACTTTTCATGGCATTTGCTGGCGTTGCCAGGACCGCAACTCACAAGATCCAACGGAATGA
- a CDS encoding pyrimidine-nucleoside phosphorylase encodes MRMVDLIEKKRDGFELSTEEIQFIVTGYTKGDIADYQMSAFLMAIYFKNMTERERADLTIAMANSGDQIDLSAIEGIKVDKHSTGGVGDTTTLVLGPLVAACGVPVAKMSGRGLGHTGGTIDKLEAIEGFHVEISSEDFIKQVNDIKLAVVGQSGNLTPADKKLYALRDVTATVNSIPLIASSIMSKKIAAGADAIVLDVKIGEGAFMKTEEDARELAHAMVGIGNATGRKTMAIISDMSQPLGFAIGNALEVKEAIETLQGKGPEDLTELCLVLGSQMVVVGGKAETLEEARAMLEEVIANGKALEVMKEFIAAQGGNPAVVDDVNLLPQAKFVTEVPSEQEGYISFMEADEIGTAAMVLGAGRATKESEIDLAVGIVLHKKVGDRVQKGEAIATIYSNTEELAECMKMIYNSIEYSSEPVDKVQLISALITD; translated from the coding sequence ATGAGAATGGTCGACTTGATTGAAAAGAAAAGAGATGGCTTTGAGCTTTCTACAGAAGAAATTCAGTTTATTGTTACAGGTTACACAAAAGGTGACATTGCGGATTATCAAATGAGCGCTTTTTTGATGGCAATCTACTTTAAGAATATGACTGAACGAGAACGCGCTGATTTAACGATCGCGATGGCGAATTCCGGAGACCAAATCGACTTGTCTGCAATTGAAGGCATCAAAGTTGATAAGCATTCGACTGGCGGAGTGGGCGACACGACTACATTGGTGCTGGGACCATTAGTTGCAGCTTGCGGCGTTCCTGTAGCAAAAATGAGTGGACGTGGACTTGGCCATACAGGTGGAACAATTGATAAACTGGAAGCAATCGAAGGCTTCCATGTTGAAATTTCTTCGGAAGATTTTATTAAGCAAGTAAATGACATTAAATTGGCCGTTGTTGGCCAAAGCGGCAACTTGACTCCAGCCGACAAGAAATTATATGCACTTCGTGATGTAACAGCGACAGTAAACAGCATTCCGCTGATTGCGAGTTCAATTATGAGTAAAAAAATCGCAGCTGGAGCAGATGCCATCGTATTAGATGTGAAAATAGGCGAAGGTGCATTTATGAAGACAGAAGAAGATGCCAGAGAATTAGCCCATGCGATGGTGGGGATCGGCAACGCTACAGGACGCAAAACGATGGCCATCATATCAGATATGAGCCAACCACTCGGTTTTGCTATCGGCAACGCGCTGGAAGTGAAAGAAGCCATTGAAACGCTGCAAGGCAAAGGACCGGAAGACTTGACTGAGCTTTGCCTTGTTCTCGGAAGCCAGATGGTTGTAGTCGGCGGCAAAGCAGAAACTTTGGAAGAAGCACGTGCGATGCTTGAAGAAGTGATCGCTAACGGCAAGGCTCTTGAAGTGATGAAAGAGTTTATTGCTGCTCAAGGCGGCAATCCTGCAGTAGTGGATGATGTGAATTTATTGCCTCAGGCTAAGTTTGTCACAGAAGTCCCTTCTGAGCAGGAAGGTTACATTTCGTTCATGGAAGCGGATGAAATTGGGACGGCTGCGATGGTGCTTGGAGCGGGCAGAGCGACAAAAGAATCGGAAATTGATTTGGCTGTCGGCATCGTATTGCATAAGAAAGTCGGCGACCGCGTCCAAAAAGGCGAAGCGATTGCGACAATTTATTCCAATACGGAAGAACTCGCAGAATGCATGAAGATGATATATAATAGTATAGAATATTCAAGCGAACCGGTTGATAAAGTACAGCTGATTTCTGCGCTGATTACCGATTAA
- a CDS encoding class I SAM-dependent methyltransferase has translation MENWFPKVYNSAMKPLEKIRVSQLREAIIGKAHGRVLEIGSGTGANFPFYRNVMRVDAIEPNPQMSRQSTPQISKSHVPIEIHTAKAEDLPFKDNFFDSVVATLVFCTIPDPEKALQEIRRVSKPGAVVLFLEHVRMPQSTLGKAQDIITPLWRKAFDGCHLNRDTLGLISQSPLSITKVDSYYKGFLLSIECVNDK, from the coding sequence GTGGAAAATTGGTTTCCGAAAGTTTACAACAGCGCAATGAAACCGCTGGAAAAAATCCGTGTCAGCCAGTTAAGGGAAGCAATTATTGGAAAGGCGCACGGCCGTGTGCTGGAAATTGGTTCAGGTACTGGAGCCAACTTTCCTTTTTACAGGAATGTAATGCGAGTGGATGCCATTGAACCGAATCCGCAGATGAGCAGGCAGTCAACTCCACAAATTTCAAAATCACATGTTCCGATTGAAATTCACACAGCAAAAGCTGAAGACTTGCCGTTTAAAGACAATTTTTTTGATTCCGTTGTGGCCACCCTCGTGTTCTGCACCATTCCGGATCCGGAAAAAGCGCTTCAGGAAATCCGGAGAGTCAGTAAACCAGGTGCAGTTGTCCTTTTTCTGGAACATGTCAGAATGCCTCAATCAACTTTAGGGAAAGCACAGGACATCATAACGCCGCTTTGGAGAAAAGCATTTGACGGCTGCCATTTAAACCGCGATACGCTCGGTTTGATCAGTCAATCCCCTTTGTCAATCACTAAAGTGGATTCTTATTATAAAGGGTTTTTGCTGTCCATTGAATGCGTAAATGACAAATAA
- the lysA gene encoding diaminopimelate decarboxylase, translating to MHLYGTQAINEQGHLTIGGTDSVELAKEYGTPLYVYDIQLFRDRAKAFQKTFEDEGIGYQVAYASKAFSSIAIYQVAAEENLSLDVVSAGELYTAIKSGFPKEKIHFHGNNKSKAELRMAFEEEIGCIVVDNFYEIELLKDLSEQLKKPMNILLRVTPGIEAHTHDYITTGQEDSKFGFDLNNGQTDRAFEETYQYEFLNVLGLHCHIGSQIFDTAAFRLAAEKLVGKMAEWKKEYGYECSVLNLGGGFGIRYTAEDEPLEPSVYVKEMIQVVKQISAAADFAIPEIWIEPGRSLVGEAGTTLYTIGSMKEVPGIRKYAAVDGGMSDNIRPALYGAKYSSMIANKAHETATEQYTIAGKCCESGDKLIEQAELPVAEPGDILSIFCTGAYGYSMASNYNRIARPAVIFAENGDHQLVVKRETNDDLIMNDMSYKKQVKS from the coding sequence ATGCATTTATACGGGACACAAGCAATTAATGAACAGGGGCATTTGACAATCGGCGGAACGGATTCGGTAGAACTTGCCAAAGAATATGGGACTCCGCTATACGTATACGATATTCAGTTATTCCGTGATCGTGCAAAGGCGTTCCAAAAAACTTTTGAAGATGAAGGCATTGGTTATCAGGTGGCATATGCTAGCAAAGCTTTTTCAAGCATTGCCATCTATCAGGTTGCGGCAGAAGAAAACTTATCGCTCGATGTCGTTTCAGCCGGTGAATTATACACGGCGATCAAATCGGGTTTTCCAAAAGAAAAAATCCATTTCCATGGCAATAACAAAAGCAAAGCAGAACTCCGAATGGCATTCGAGGAAGAAATCGGCTGCATCGTAGTTGATAATTTTTATGAAATTGAATTGTTAAAAGACCTTTCGGAACAATTGAAAAAACCGATGAATATTTTGCTTCGTGTTACTCCAGGAATCGAAGCGCATACCCATGATTACATTACTACAGGCCAAGAAGACTCGAAATTTGGTTTTGACTTGAATAATGGGCAAACAGATCGGGCATTCGAGGAAACTTACCAGTATGAATTTTTGAATGTTCTGGGACTGCATTGCCACATTGGTTCACAAATTTTTGATACGGCAGCTTTCCGTTTGGCTGCGGAAAAATTGGTGGGCAAAATGGCCGAATGGAAAAAGGAATACGGCTACGAATGCTCTGTGCTGAATCTGGGTGGAGGTTTCGGCATCCGCTATACGGCAGAAGACGAACCGCTTGAACCGTCAGTCTACGTTAAAGAAATGATCCAAGTGGTCAAACAGATTTCTGCTGCAGCTGATTTTGCGATTCCGGAAATTTGGATTGAACCGGGCCGCTCGCTTGTCGGCGAGGCAGGCACTACTTTATACACCATCGGCTCGATGAAAGAAGTTCCAGGAATCCGTAAGTATGCCGCAGTAGATGGCGGGATGTCGGACAACATTCGTCCTGCGCTTTATGGGGCAAAATACAGCTCAATGATTGCCAATAAAGCCCATGAAACTGCTACTGAGCAATACACGATTGCTGGAAAATGCTGTGAGTCAGGGGACAAGCTGATTGAACAGGCAGAACTGCCAGTCGCGGAACCAGGCGATATCCTGAGCATTTTCTGCACAGGTGCTTACGGCTACTCAATGGCGAGCAATTATAACCGTATTGCACGCCCAGCTGTTATTTTTGCAGAGAATGGAGACCATCAACTTGTCGTAAAACGTGAAACAAATGACGATTTGATCATGAATGATATGTCATACAAAAAACAGGTGAAAAGCTAA
- a CDS encoding DUF309 domain-containing protein, protein MHPLHHPLFIQFIIHFNEEKDYFECHEVGEEYWKSIAPKDKLHPLTGWIQLAVGMYHWRRSNYPGALRSFIRSKVKLADGGLWVEGFDQEKLIALVSGAIEDVTDRKPFSPFQLPVTSVDLIKTVQSYQAANPIAQQDPYYIMHKHRLRDRSSIINLREQRKRRNLEL, encoded by the coding sequence ATGCACCCACTCCATCACCCGCTTTTTATCCAATTTATTATACATTTCAACGAAGAAAAAGATTATTTCGAGTGTCATGAAGTAGGAGAAGAGTATTGGAAGTCGATTGCGCCGAAAGACAAATTGCATCCGTTGACCGGATGGATTCAGTTAGCTGTGGGAATGTACCACTGGAGAAGAAGCAATTATCCTGGTGCGCTGCGGTCATTTATCCGTTCAAAAGTTAAACTTGCAGATGGTGGTTTATGGGTCGAGGGCTTTGACCAAGAAAAACTGATTGCGCTAGTTTCCGGCGCGATTGAAGACGTGACAGACCGTAAACCTTTCAGTCCCTTCCAATTGCCTGTTACTTCCGTTGACTTGATAAAAACGGTGCAAAGTTATCAGGCAGCCAACCCCATAGCCCAGCAAGACCCTTATTATATTATGCATAAACACCGTCTCCGGGACCGATCTTCAATCATCAATCTGCGTGAGCAGCGAAAAAGAAGAAATCTCGAGCTTTAA
- a CDS encoding segregation/condensation protein A: MSYEVKVEAFEGPLDLLLHLIHRLEIDIYDIPVSQITTQYMEHIRALQVLELNEASEYLVMAATLLAIKSKMLLPVHEGDIDDIEYEYEEQDPREELVSRLVEYRRYKEASIKLKDLESNRSAIYTKAPMDLSALQNSAAVENIDLEVNAYDMLGAFQKMLRRKQLKAPLSARIARQEVSIKDQMTSIVNRLKIAKGRTTFTDLFPSNDKTVLVVSFLSVLELMKRQVVQVEQEKNFTDLMVELKKETWEYEDDSFE; encoded by the coding sequence ATGTCTTATGAAGTGAAAGTAGAGGCTTTTGAAGGTCCTCTTGATTTATTATTGCATTTAATACATCGTTTGGAAATTGATATTTACGATATTCCAGTTTCACAGATCACTACTCAGTATATGGAACACATCCGGGCTCTGCAAGTGCTGGAGCTGAATGAAGCAAGCGAATACTTGGTCATGGCTGCGACACTGCTAGCCATTAAGAGCAAAATGCTGCTTCCGGTGCATGAAGGCGATATCGATGATATTGAATATGAATACGAAGAGCAGGATCCGCGTGAAGAACTTGTTTCCCGTTTGGTTGAATACAGGAGATACAAAGAAGCTTCTATCAAGTTAAAAGATCTTGAATCCAATCGCTCAGCGATTTATACCAAAGCACCGATGGATTTGTCAGCGCTGCAGAATTCTGCAGCAGTTGAAAACATCGACTTGGAAGTAAATGCATACGATATGCTCGGAGCGTTCCAAAAGATGCTGCGGCGCAAACAGTTGAAGGCCCCTTTATCTGCAAGAATCGCACGCCAGGAAGTATCTATTAAAGATCAAATGACGTCGATTGTCAATCGTTTAAAAATTGCAAAAGGCCGGACAACTTTCACAGACTTATTTCCTTCAAATGATAAGACTGTATTGGTCGTGTCGTTTCTGTCTGTGCTCGAGTTGATGAAACGGCAAGTGGTCCAAGTAGAACAAGAAAAGAATTTTACCGATTTAATGGTAGAGCTGAAAAAGGAGACGTGGGAATATGAAGACGACTCTTTCGAGTAA
- the scpB gene encoding SMC-Scp complex subunit ScpB — protein sequence MKTTLSSKIEALLFVAGDDGLTMKQLQFLTEAEEQDIRTSVEDLTQRYKEPASGIMLKELAGVYQLVTKAQVAETIQKLVENPTAQALSQASLEVLAIVAYKQPLTRLEVEDLRGVKSEKPLHTLAAKGLIQEMGRAEGTGRAILYGTTTEFLNYFGLKDLSELPPLPEENASHEEEETDLFMTNFQQAFKAETEA from the coding sequence ATGAAGACGACTCTTTCGAGTAAAATTGAAGCTTTGTTATTTGTTGCCGGTGATGATGGATTAACAATGAAGCAATTGCAATTTTTAACGGAAGCGGAAGAACAGGATATCCGGACAAGTGTCGAAGATTTGACACAAAGGTACAAAGAACCGGCAAGCGGAATCATGTTGAAGGAATTGGCGGGAGTTTATCAGTTGGTAACTAAAGCCCAAGTTGCAGAAACAATCCAGAAATTAGTTGAGAATCCAACTGCTCAAGCTTTGTCCCAAGCATCTTTGGAAGTGCTGGCTATAGTTGCCTATAAACAGCCATTGACCCGGCTGGAAGTGGAGGATTTGCGCGGCGTCAAAAGCGAAAAGCCGTTGCATACCCTCGCCGCGAAAGGATTGATACAGGAAATGGGCCGTGCGGAAGGTACCGGCCGTGCAATTTTATATGGCACAACAACAGAGTTCCTGAATTATTTCGGACTGAAGGATTTGAGTGAATTGCCGCCCTTGCCAGAAGAAAATGCATCGCATGAAGAAGAAGAAACTGATTTGTTTATGACAAATTTTCAACAAGCCTTTAAAGCGGAAACCGAAGCTTAA